The Pseudalkalibacillus hwajinpoensis DNA window ACGTCAGGAGAGAGAGTCGGTCCATTTGAGGTGGAAAGTAAGCTTGTGGAGCATGAAGCAGTTGCTGAAGCGGGTGTTATTGGCAAGCCTGATCCAGTCCGAGGAGAAATTATTAAAGCCTTTATCGCGCTTCGTGATGGTCATGAACCGTCGGACGAATTAATGGAGGAAATTCGTAATTTCGTTAAAAAGGGACTCGCAGCACATGCGGCCCCTCGAGAAATCGAATTTAGAGATAAGCTTCCGAAAACAAGAAGTGGTAAGATCATGCGTCGAGTTCTAAAAGCCTGGGAGCTTGATCTCCCAACTGGTGATTTGTCTACGATGGAAGATTAATCAAAAAACAGCCTGCAGCATATGCTGCAGGCTGTTTTATTATTGAGCGCTGTTTGAGTCACCACTATTTTCATTATCGGGGCTACCATCGGTATCATCGGTAATACCGGTAATACCGGTATTACCACCGTTACCAGTGCTATTATTTTCACCGCCGGTATTCTCGCCGTTACCGTTGTTACTACTTTCAGTATCACCCGTATTACCTGTGGTATTGCCTTCGTTGCTGTTTTCACTATTGCTATCATCGGAGCTAGCGTCATTTTCCGTCGTATCCTCTGACATATTTGAATCATTGTTAGATGAATCGTCTCCGTTTTGCTGATCCCCGGACGCTTCATCATTCTCTTCTTCCGGCTTTGGATCAGGTTTCTTTTCAGGTTCTTTCGGCTCTGGCTTATTAGACCAATCACCAGTTGTTACTTTAGCTGATGGCCCTGATTCGTTCCCTGCTACGTCAACTGCTGTCACGTAGTAAGCGTAGGCGCCTGAAGGAATATTGAATGAGCTTCCGTCTGAAGATTTGATGCTGCCAAGCTTTGTAAAGGAATTGCTTTTATTTGCAGCACGGTAGATGCGATACCCAACAATATCACTTTCTCCTGAAGCACCCCAGTTCAATGTTGATCCATTAATTGAAACGCCACCAACTGTTCCAGGTTTCTTGCCATTTTCTTTTGCAGTTGTCCCTTCTGAAACGATATTTAGATTACTAAATTCAGAGGGTAAGAGCCGAGCAAGATCAACTCCTGAGAAGTAATCTTCCTTAATCATGACGCCGCTTGATACAAACTCTTGTGGAGTAGATGCAAGAGCTTCGAAGGTATTACCATTGATTACAACATAACGTCCTTCAGTAAGGCTGTCATCGACCTCAGTTGGCACATATTTCGCATTGAAGAGATCCGTTTGGACAAGACCGGCTTTTTGACATAGATCAGAAGCTAGCTTGCCTGAAATGCCACAGAAGGATCTGCGCACAATCCCAGTCGGCATCTTGAAGGATTCTTCAGGGTCCATTACTTCTGGTTTCGCATCATAAGCAGCATTAGCGAATAGAGCCCAGAGGTTTTTGTTTCGTTTGGAGTACAGGTTTGAATCCATACTCATCTGCTGGTCATAGCCAGTCCAAACACCAAGTGAGACATTCGGATTTGTTGCGACAAACCATGCATCTACGTAATCCTGTCCTGTCCCAGTTTTACCGGCCCAATCAGAAGCGAACTTCAACTTATTTGGAATATCTTGAGCGGTACCCTGACTAATGACATCACGCATCATATCAATCGTAAGATACGCGGTTTGTGGACTAAATACCTCCACAGGCTCTGGTTTATGTTCGAAAATCGTATTTCCGTCACGATCAACGATTTTATCAATCATATAAGCGTCAACGAATTGGCCACCGTTCGCAAATGTACCAAATGCGTTCGTGTTTTCTTCTACGCTTACTCCGCGTTCAAGTGATCCGATAGAAGTGGTAGCGTTGACGCGATCTGCCTGGGTTAACGTACTGAAGCCCATTTTCATCAAATATTCTGTTGCCTTGTATGGGTCCATCTTAAAGTATATTCTCGCTGCTGGAACGTTATATGATTTCTCTAATGCAGTTCGAGCTGTTACAAGCCCATGATAATTTTCCCCATAGTTTTTAGGGAGCCATTCAAAATTATCTGATGGTAGATCAGGTATAATATACCCCGGCTGTACCTTACCTTCTTCCATTGCTGGTGCATAGTCAAGTAATGGCTTCATTGTAGAACCATTAGAGCGGTAAGCGTCTGTGGCATGATTTAATTGCTCCACATCGAAGTCTCTGCCACCAATGAAAGATAGAATTTCCCCTGATTTATTCTCAATCAGAATACTTCCGACCTGCATTGGAAACTCTTTACTAATGAGTTCACCTGTTTCAGGATCCTGCACAGATGCTGGTTTTGGTCCTTCAAAATAATTTGGATTATCCAGAACTTCATCTCGTGCTTGATTCATAGCGTCATACATATCTTTATTGATTGTAGTGTGGATTTTGTACCCATTTTTACGAAGTTCTATTTCAGCATTATTCATGAATTCAACAAAAACTTCGGAATCTTCCTGTACTTTTTCCCATTTAAGACCCATGCTCTTGGCGATTTCAGTAGTAGAATTGGCTGAAATGTTAGCATTGTAACTAATTTGATTATAATAATCGATACTCTTTGCAAGCTCATCGCCGTTATATCCTTCTTCATTAGCAATTTGCTTAGCAAGAACTCTCTTTGCCCTATCCTCAATTTCAAAAGTCAAATAAGGATATTTCTCAACAGGTGAAGGAGTGGACTTCGCTAGATTCTCTTCAATGTTATAGGCAAGGGCTTCATCATACTCTTCTTTTGTGATTGTTTCTTCCTGATACATTCTGTAAAGAACAAATTCCATTCGGTCGATACCGGCAGAAAGATCTTCCTTAACTCCTCCAGAATTCGTAAATGGAGTGTATGTATAAGGATTTTTGGGTATACCAGCAATAAAAGCAGCTTGTGGTAGGTTTAAGTCATTGGCATTCACACCGAAGATCCCCTGTGACGCAGCCTGAACACCTGCAATGTTATTACCAGAAGCATTTCGTCCATAAGGAACGATGTTAAGATAGGCTTCTAGAATTTCATCTTTCTCGAAGAAATTTTCGAGGCGAAGAGCGAGTAGCATTTCTTTAGCTTTTCGTTCAAAAGAAACTTCTCTCGTTAGAATCTGGTTCTTGACGAGTTGCTGCGTTAATGTACTTCCGCCGCTTCGATCTTCAGAATTAGTAACTTCTTGAAGGACTGCTCGTCCGATTGCTTTTGGAACAATTCCTTCATGATCATAAAAATATTCATCCTCAGTAGAAATGACTGCTTTTTGCAGAAGGAGAGAAACGTCTTTTAAATCAACTTCCTTACGTTCGATATCTGAACGAAAGTTTCCAAGAAGAACGTCGCCAGCAAAATAAACTTCACTGGTTTCTTCATAGTTATAAACGTCTCTCTTCATCTCATCGTAAGAGCGAATCGGTTCATCTTTCACAAGAGATGCGAAATACCCCGCACCAACACCACCGGCGAAAAAACTTCCCATGAGACCAAGCACAAGAAAAATTAAGAAAAGATTCCAGATGACTTTGTAAGCAATTCTTGAACCGGATAAAATGTTGTATTCTTGCAATCTATCAATGAACGCGTTCCACTTTTGCCTGATAGAAGAAAAAAGCTCTCGCATCCCTATACCTCCTCAAATTAATCCCATTTATTATAGCATATGTCGTCGATATTTGTATAAACTGTTAAAAGATATCATAGTGTTAAAATTGACACATTTACAGCTTTGTGATATTAATTTAAATAGTGTTTTAAGAGTGATAAGCATTGATTGGACGAAGTAGTGTTTTTCTCCCTTTTTCAGAGAGCTGGTGGTAGGTGTGAATCAGCATAAAGGAAAATGCGAATTACTTCCATGAGCATCTAATGGGAAGGACTTTTGTGTCTGTGTAGCATTAGACGGGATCAGTCCGTTATACTGACTAAGTGGGAGAAATGTAACTTTCTTCAACAAGGGTGGTACCGCGATCAAACTCGTCCCTTTACCAGGGGCGGGTTTTTTATATGCTTTTTTCTAGGTCACCTCCGAGAATTTTAATAATTCACAAACCAATACTAATGACAAAGGGAGTCGAAAAAATGCACATTTTAGATGAATTAGAAGCAAGAGGTATTCTCAATCAAGTGACTGATCGAGAGGGACTTGAAAAAGAACTTACAGAGAACCGAATTGCTCTTTATTCGGGGTTTGATCCAACAGCAGATAGTCTCCATATTGGTCATCTCCTGCCGGTACTAGCACTTCGCAGGTTCCAGTTAGCAGGACATACGCCAATTGCGCTCGTTGGGGGTGCTACTGGTTTAATTGGAGATCCAAGCGGGAGGTCTAATGAACGTACATTGAACTCAGAAGATATCGTTAAAGAGTGGACAAACAAGTTACAGGGGCAGCTCGCTCGCTTTTTGGATTTTGAAATGGGTGAGAATTCTGCGAAAGCCGTTAACAACTACGACTGGATTGGTGAATTAAATGTCATTCCATTTTTACGTGATGTGGGTAAAAATTTTGGATTAAACTATATGCTTGCAAAGGACTCCGTCACTTCACGTATTGAAGCGGGAATTTCATTTACTGAATTTACGTATATGATTCTTCAATCTTATGATTTTCTACAACTTTACCGTAAAGAAAATTGCCGCCTTCAAATAGGAGGAAGCGATCAATGGGGGAATATTACAGCAGGCCTTGAATTAATTCGTAAAGAAGAAGGAAGCGAAGAATCAACAAAGGCTTATGGTGCAACATTCCCTCTTGTGACGAAGAGTGATGGATCGAAGTTTGGTAAATCTGAGGGTGGTGCGATTTGGCTAGATGCTGATAAAACATCGCCATACGAGTTCTATCAGTTCTGGATCAATTCAGATGACCGTGATGTGGTGAAGTTTCTTAACTACTTCACTTTCTTAAGTCTTGAAGAAATCAAAGAGATTGAATCCAAGCACGTGGAGGCTCCCGAAAAGAGAGAAGCGCATCGCACACTTGCAGAAGAAGTGACGAAACTTGTGCATGGGGATGATAAGCTTCAACAGGCTATTAACATTTCAGAGGCCCTGTTTAGTGGTGACATTAAGCAATTGACGGCGGAAGAAATTAGAGTTGGCTTTAAGGATGTACCTTCCTACCATGTAGAAGATCGTGAAAAGGGACTAATTGATCTTCTCGTAGAAGCAGGAATTTCACCTTCTAAGCGTCAGGCAAGAGAAGATATTAAAAATGGAGCGGTTTATATCAATGGCGAACGTTTTCAGGAATTGGAAAAAGTCATTTCTGAATCCGATCAGATTGAAAATCAATATGTAATCATTAGAAGAGGTAAGAAGAAATATTTCCTTCTTACTTATTAATAGAAAGGGAGCAGGCTCTTCTGAATTCAAGGGAGCCTGTTTTTTTTGACACAAAATAAAAACCCCGGAATAAATTCCGGGGTTTTGTGAAACAGCTTAACGAGAGTAGTACTCAACGATAAGAGCTTCAGTGATTTCTGCAGGAAGTTCAGAACGCTCAGGAAGGCGAGAGAACGTACCTTCAAGCTTATCTGCATCGAAAGTAAGGTATTCTGGAACGAAGTTGTTTACTTCGATTGCTTCTTTAATGATATCAAGATTGTTTGACTTCTCACGTACGCTTAGTACTTGACCAGTAGCTACGCGGTATGAAGGAATGTCAACACGCTTGCCATCAACTGTGATGTGACCGTGGTTAACTAGCTGACGAGCCTGACGGCGAGTACGAGCTAGACCCAGACGGTAAACAAGGTTGTCAAGACGAGATTCAAGAAGAACCATAAAGTTCTCACCATGAACACCTTTCATTTTACCAGCATCATCGAATAGACGACGGAATTGACGCTCAGTCATGCCGTACATGTGACGAAGCTTTTGCTTCTCTTGAAGCTGAAGTCCATATTCAGAAAGCTTTCTACGCTGGTTAGGTCCATGTTGACCTGGAGCGTAAGGACGCTTTTCCAATTCTTTACCTGTTCCACTTAGAGAAATACCAAGACGACGAGAAATTTTCCAACTTGGTCCTGTATAACGAGCCATAATTAGCTCCTCCTTTATACCATTTTTATTGGTATAAAATAAAAACAGTGTCGTGATTCCGGTTTGCGCACATTGTGTTTTCACACGCCTTCACCTCGACAGCCGGAGGTTACGCGGCGTACCTATTTAAAGGAACACAATGAAATCGCAGCCCGTCACGCTGCTGCCCATTCTTATTTTACACAAATGCAATTGTACCTCTTTCAGAGAATCGTGTCAACTTTTGCTTTTGAATAAGCGGATCAAACGGTTTTTAAATCTCTCAACCTTTTAATTGGTGAAAAATAATAACCTCTTCACCTTATAATAGAAAGCGCTTACAATGAGAGTGGATAAAGAAAGTGACTTGAGATGGAGGGGGCTTTAAGTTGAATAAGGAACATCGATTTGAAACGAAAGCGATTCATGAAGGTTATGAAGCTAAAGCGCACTGCAACAGTCTTGCATCACCTATTTACCAGACGTCAACGTTTACATTTGAAACAGCTGAGGCTGGGGAAAAAAGATTTTCAGGTGAGGAACCTGGCTATATTTATTCAAGACTTGGAAATCCTACCGTTCGCATGCTCGAAGAACGAATCGCTTCGCTTGAAAATGCGGAAGCTGGCTTAGCGTTTGGTTCAGGAATGGCTGCTGTTTCAGCAGTTTTGATGAACTTCGTTCGTTCAGGAGATCACATCCTTTGTTCCGAAGGAGTTTACGGCTGTACTTTTGGTTTGCTCAACATGTTAAAAGATAAATTCTCAATAGATCACGATTTGCTTCCTTTAGATTCGAAAGACCAAATTAGAGGAGCTATTCGTCCTAATACGGCAGTCATTTATATTGAAACCCCGATTAATCCAACTTTAAAAGTAATCGACCTTGAGATGGTTTCCTCCATTGCAAAAGAAAAGGGGATTAAA harbors:
- the tyrS gene encoding tyrosine--tRNA ligase, which encodes MHILDELEARGILNQVTDREGLEKELTENRIALYSGFDPTADSLHIGHLLPVLALRRFQLAGHTPIALVGGATGLIGDPSGRSNERTLNSEDIVKEWTNKLQGQLARFLDFEMGENSAKAVNNYDWIGELNVIPFLRDVGKNFGLNYMLAKDSVTSRIEAGISFTEFTYMILQSYDFLQLYRKENCRLQIGGSDQWGNITAGLELIRKEEGSEESTKAYGATFPLVTKSDGSKFGKSEGGAIWLDADKTSPYEFYQFWINSDDRDVVKFLNYFTFLSLEEIKEIESKHVEAPEKREAHRTLAEEVTKLVHGDDKLQQAINISEALFSGDIKQLTAEEIRVGFKDVPSYHVEDREKGLIDLLVEAGISPSKRQAREDIKNGAVYINGERFQELEKVISESDQIENQYVIIRRGKKKYFLLTY
- the rpsD gene encoding 30S ribosomal protein S4; the protein is MARYTGPSWKISRRLGISLSGTGKELEKRPYAPGQHGPNQRRKLSEYGLQLQEKQKLRHMYGMTERQFRRLFDDAGKMKGVHGENFMVLLESRLDNLVYRLGLARTRRQARQLVNHGHITVDGKRVDIPSYRVATGQVLSVREKSNNLDIIKEAIEVNNFVPEYLTFDADKLEGTFSRLPERSELPAEITEALIVEYYSR
- a CDS encoding transglycosylase domain-containing protein, which encodes MRELFSSIRQKWNAFIDRLQEYNILSGSRIAYKVIWNLFLIFLVLGLMGSFFAGGVGAGYFASLVKDEPIRSYDEMKRDVYNYEETSEVYFAGDVLLGNFRSDIERKEVDLKDVSLLLQKAVISTEDEYFYDHEGIVPKAIGRAVLQEVTNSEDRSGGSTLTQQLVKNQILTREVSFERKAKEMLLALRLENFFEKDEILEAYLNIVPYGRNASGNNIAGVQAASQGIFGVNANDLNLPQAAFIAGIPKNPYTYTPFTNSGGVKEDLSAGIDRMEFVLYRMYQEETITKEEYDEALAYNIEENLAKSTPSPVEKYPYLTFEIEDRAKRVLAKQIANEEGYNGDELAKSIDYYNQISYNANISANSTTEIAKSMGLKWEKVQEDSEVFVEFMNNAEIELRKNGYKIHTTINKDMYDAMNQARDEVLDNPNYFEGPKPASVQDPETGELISKEFPMQVGSILIENKSGEILSFIGGRDFDVEQLNHATDAYRSNGSTMKPLLDYAPAMEEGKVQPGYIIPDLPSDNFEWLPKNYGENYHGLVTARTALEKSYNVPAARIYFKMDPYKATEYLMKMGFSTLTQADRVNATTSIGSLERGVSVEENTNAFGTFANGGQFVDAYMIDKIVDRDGNTIFEHKPEPVEVFSPQTAYLTIDMMRDVISQGTAQDIPNKLKFASDWAGKTGTGQDYVDAWFVATNPNVSLGVWTGYDQQMSMDSNLYSKRNKNLWALFANAAYDAKPEVMDPEESFKMPTGIVRRSFCGISGKLASDLCQKAGLVQTDLFNAKYVPTEVDDSLTEGRYVVINGNTFEALASTPQEFVSSGVMIKEDYFSGVDLARLLPSEFSNLNIVSEGTTAKENGKKPGTVGGVSINGSTLNWGASGESDIVGYRIYRAANKSNSFTKLGSIKSSDGSSFNIPSGAYAYYVTAVDVAGNESGPSAKVTTGDWSNKPEPKEPEKKPDPKPEEENDEASGDQQNGDDSSNNDSNMSEDTTENDASSDDSNSENSNEGNTTGNTGDTESSNNGNGENTGGENNSTGNGGNTGITGITDDTDGSPDNENSGDSNSAQ